Below is a genomic region from Telmatobacter sp. DSM 110680.
TTGCCCGCGTTACCGGAAAGACTCTTCCGACAATTCCTCCGCAGACCCCGGCCGGCACATATCCCATCTCGTCGCGCTCTGAATCAGCCTCGTTGTGGCAGAATCTCCCGTCTCCCATCGAGTCCGACAAGCTTCTCACAATGGAGGATCTCGACCAGTCTTACGGATATATTTTGTACCGAACGCAGCTTTCCGCGAGTCCCGGCGGAGACCTGACCATTGATGGGCTTCACGATTACGCACAGATCTATCTCGATCAGAAACTCATCGGCGCGCTCGATCGCCGCCTGGGTCAATCGCATCTCTCACTGCCCGCCGTGCCTGGCCCTGCGACGCTAGATATTCTTGTTGAGAATTCCGGGCGTGTGAACTTCACTAAAGTCATTCGCACAGAACGCAAGGGCATCACCGGTTCAGTGGTTCTCGCCGGGGTCCAACCGCAGCACTGGAAGATCTACCAGCTTCCGATGACCAACCTCACAAGATTGCATTTCACATCGAGCACCTGCGAAGGGCCTTGCTTCTATCGCTTCTCGATGAATACTTCCGCATCGGGTGCGAGCCTTGCCGACACATTCCTCAACACTCACGGACTCACAAAAGGAATTGCATTCCTTAACGATGACCCACTCGGCCGATTCTGGTCGGTCGGCCCTGAATTCTCGCTCTACACGCCCGGCCCCTGGCTTAAACGCGGGTCCAACCAGATCATCCTCTTCGATCTGCAGGGCAACGCTTCAGAATCACTGAAGACTATGGATCACGCGGATTATGGACCGCCGCTATCTCGCTAGTCTTTTGTGCACCAATTGAGGATCTAACCCGAGCTGCCGAGTTAGAGCGCGGCTGATGGCAGGGCGCATTTCTTCAGCTTGCTGTTGACGAACCCGACCAGCGCGAACGTGACAAGGTCTTCGATTACTGCAGCCGGAAGATCCCGCTCGAAAAGAGAAGCAAGCCACGAACGGAACGCTGCGCCACCTTCCGTTCCAACCACGGCGCCCGCCATGCCGAGTAAAACTCCCAGAGAAACTCGTTTCGAGTGTGAGCCGATCGCGGCTCCGGCTAGGGCGCCGGTGACGATTCGCCCCGTGTAAGCAAAGGCCGCCTTCCGACTCGGTGTCATAGGCAGTTTGTCGGCCACCACTTCCGCGAACGCCAAGCCAACGAGAAGATGATTTAGACTCCGGCCTTCCAGGAAGGCGAACGGTGTGCCTTCCACGCGTACCGTGCCTCCGCGAATCGCGCGGCTCACAACAGCTGGCGCAAGCAACGATCGCGAACCGCTCACCACACCGAGCATGAATGCACAGGCCAAAGGCACTCGCATGTCTTCCCTCACAACCGTACGATGACGTCCATATGGCTTGATGTTGCCGCGTAGAAAGCTTTCGGCTGAACAAGTTTGGCTTTGTAGTCACCTGCGCGACGCAGTTTAATTGATTTCTTTCTTTTGCTCAGGATTCAACGCGGCGGTTTGCGCCTCCTGCTTCAAAGGCAGTTTCACTTCCAATGCGCCCGTTCGGTCGTTTTGCGGATTGCGCACGACCAAGCGAATATAGGCACCCCCAGGTGGCACCTCCAGTTGTTGAATTGCATGGAAACGTTTGTCGACCTTACCGTCCGGCTGCCGCTCGATCGTTATAACGCCCTTGTTCAGAATGCTGTTCAATAGAGTTCCGTCGCTGTTATATGCGGCCGCAGCAAACTCCAGTTGCGGTGCCTGCTGCTGTGCCGCCTGGCTCCGCAGCTGCGGATCGATAACGTCGTAGTTGATCACGTATTGCTGAAGATTCACCGGTGCAGGCGGCTTCAAAGTTTGAGCCTTCCTGCGTGTTTTAAAGTACAGCGGCGAATCTTCAAGCTGCTTCATCTCTTCTGCACTCGCCAGTCTTGGCTTTCCCACCGTAGCCATGTGCGCAACAAACAGGACATCGTG
It encodes:
- a CDS encoding DUF4126 domain-containing protein is translated as MRVPLACAFMLGVVSGSRSLLAPAVVSRAIRGGTVRVEGTPFAFLEGRSLNHLLVGLAFAEVVADKLPMTPSRKAAFAYTGRIVTGALAGAAIGSHSKRVSLGVLLGMAGAVVGTEGGAAFRSWLASLFERDLPAAVIEDLVTFALVGFVNSKLKKCALPSAAL